A single region of the Glycine max cultivar Williams 82 chromosome 20, Glycine_max_v4.0, whole genome shotgun sequence genome encodes:
- the LOC100779058 gene encoding uncharacterized protein, which produces MSNVLACYQLLELNVISAQDLAPVGRSMRTYAIAWIDPDRKLSTRVDSQGGTNPTWNDKFVFRVDEDFLYDEESVITIDIYALHWFRDIHVGSAQVLSGDLFPPPTQPQKNTYKSTGMQFMGLQVQRPSGRPKGILNIGAAIIDSSMRSMPLYTQNSPAVGYSHDDLNKPSHQAKSELRRTKSDSSSMLGSEAIAPEHQAKARKGKASSQITPSEVSTKSKNKTSSTLSDSNVKATPKRGKLGRKKTKITSHDSQNNLNARLYVDYQVKSTPKREFQNTPSRTYNNNNNNYKGNLRATPLHAFAVTNAALEYGTPYRSNLGRRPFMTDSELGPSASEVAAVVARLPIEEGENSTVGGWSLDDSVEGLQPKVERWQTELPPVYDGSERSNMTTSSKKGKHSRRQTDGGNGLFSCFSVICGVECSIVCGGGDNNKKNRRRRVQSVDNESFL; this is translated from the coding sequence ATGTCTAACGTTTTAGCATGTTACCAACTCCTAGAACTCAATGTCATATCCGCACAAGACTTAGCTCCGGTGGGTCGTTCCATGCGGACTTATGCAATTGCATGGATTGACCCAGATCGCAAACTCTCCACCCGGGTTGATTCTCAGGGTGGAACCAACCCAACATGGAATGACAAGTTTGTCTTTCGAGTTGATGAAGATTTTTTATACGATGAGGAGTCAGTAATTACAATTGACATCTATGCTCTTCATTGGTTTCGAGACATCCATGTGGGCAGCGCTCAGGTGCTCTCGGGTGACCTTTTCCCACCACCAACACAACCCCAAAAAAATACCTACAAATCCACAGGTATGCAATTTATGGGGCTCCAAGTCCAAAGGCCCTCGGGTCGCCCCAAAGGGATTTTGAACATCGGGGCGGCTATAATTGACAGCTCCATGCGGAGCATGCCTCTCTACACACAGAACTCCCCAGCCGTTGGATACAGTCATGACGATCTCAATAAGCCAAGCCATCAAGCCAAGTCAGAGCTTCGGCGCACAAAGAGTGACTCCAGCTCAATGCTCGGCTCGGAAGCCATAGCTCCTGAGCACCAAGCCAAGGCTAGAAAGGGAAAAGCAAGCTCCCAAATTACCCCTTCCGAAGTAAGCACCAAGAGTAAAAACAAGACCAGCTCCACATTGAGTGACTCAAATGTGAAGGCAACCCCAAAGAGGGGTAAATTGGGTAGAAAGAAGACGAAAATAACATCTCATGACTCACAAAACAACCTCAATGCAAGGCTATATGTTGATTACCAAGTAAAGTCCACGCCAAAGCGAGAGTTTCAAAACACTCCCTCGAGGActtacaacaataacaacaataattataaaGGTAACCTGAGAGCCACTCCATTGCATGCATTTGCGGTGACAAACGCGGCATTAGAATATGGCACCCCATATCGGTCAAACTTGGGTCGTCGTCCCTTTATGACGGACTCTGAACTGGGTCCGTCAGCTTCGGAGGTTGCAGCAGTGGTGGCGAGACTACCGATCGAGGAGGGAGAGAATTCTACGGTGGGAGGGTGGAGCTTGGATGATAGTGTGGAGGGGTTGCAACCTAAAGTGGAGAGGTGGCAAACAGAGCTGCCGCCGGTGTATGACGGCAGCGAGAGGTCAAACATGACAACGTCAAGCAAGAAAGGGAAGCATTCACGTAGGCAAACAGATGGTGGAAATGGCTTGTTCTCTTGCTTTAGTGTTATATGTGGTGTTGAGTGCTCTATTGTTTGTGGTGGCGGTGACAACAACAAGAAGAACCGGCGCCGCCGGGTTCAGTCAGTGGACAATGAAAGCTTTCTATAA